The genomic window CTTAAAAAACAAAGGCAAGATTTTGAAAGCAAAATCGATGGTTAGGGCAAAGAGTATCTTCAATAGGTACATATTCTTTGCCAGTTTTCCAACCCATACCATATATTAAAATTAGTAGGGATGACAAAATAACTCGAATTCAATCAGACTTTTTTGGGTTTAGGTCAAGGTTAGTTTTGATCAATTCCGCCCcgaaaaatattatcaaaataacTCGACTTTAGTTTCATATAAGATTTTATGAGAGTTTAACTGTTgttcataattttataaaattaatataatattttagaaaaaaattattttttttatttggaatcaaattcaagtattgtaaattttacataaaattgAATTCAAGTGCTATTAAAATGAGATTGATATAAGCAAAAAATATAAGCAAAAAAAACCCACCACGTCTCACCTAATGGGGTGTGTAGAACTCATCAAACAGTACTGCATAAGCAACTCTACAGTCTCGACATTGTTCACTTTACTTCATAAGTTCATATAAATGAGAAAGGCAGAGGAGACCTTGGACAAAATCTTAAGTtgtaccaatatatatatatatatagtataagGTTTTggattgcttgtttgtgtttagaaCTTTGTGGCCTTCCATGTCTGCTAATGCTTGAGAAACTTTAGTAAAATTTGATGATAAATGTTATGGTATTTGTTATTATTGATCCGCTATCCGGTTATTCGGTCGGGTTTCGGCCCGTAGCCTACATTGTTGGCGCTCTGAGTTCGCATGTGAGGTGTTCACGTCTTTTAATGAGCTCGCACGGTGTGAGTTCACACCACTGTACAGATGAACCTTCAAATAAAAAACACGTGTTAATTTTAAAGTAGGGTACGTGTTGACATACATGAGGACCTATCTACGACGTCACATCCATGAATAATAACCGTATcatataaatagaaaatttaacccTTCTAAAGTTCTAAAGTTCTAAAGGAGATATACACACACAAATACTCAACAATAAAATTTTTCCATTCATACATGCATGATCCCTTATTGTTTTGCCTTCTCTTTGAGCTTTTGactatctttttaatttagtagGGAGTTAagtttgataaaatatttttttaggaagataaaatatttttttttcttaattactaATCTTTACTACCAGAATAATTATGGCACACgggtaaaaaaattatgtaataaatatattgattaaaaTCATGCATGTCGTTTTGAGTTCAAATATAACTTGATTTGTATAcgagaaaatattttagtaatttcataacTGAGGCGATGTCTAATTCACCCGTAACACCAGTTCAGTAAAACacttaaaataaatacatattgaCATACAGCTTTTGGTTTGTcttttttaagaacaaaaataTCTTCCATGTTTGTTTTATGGTTCATAAAGAGAATAATCTTTCCGAAAATGTTCGAGAGCGTAATATACCTATCTACCACTTATgggttaaatttgtttttttttagcaTTCACTTtataaatactatatatatattcatagtATTAAATTGAAGTGAGATTTAAGGTATGATTTGTAAGCTTTATATGATTGATAGCTGAAAACAGGACATTAAAATCTATGGGTTAAATTATTCTAAGTTTTTAGCATCAATGAAAATGGGTGCCAATGAGATTTTAGCATCTGGCAATGGCATAATAAAATCAGTTTGATCATTTCACACTTACAAACAAGATTATTGGTTCTTGTTGCTTTCTTCACCATCCAATTAAAATACCATTTTGCACACATCACTCAACcctttattaaatgatttttatgctcCAAGTCCCTGTATTTTCACAAGTTtagaatttaatcctttaatttttatttgaaggAACTTAATCttactttttggatttaaaagaaaaagaaaaagcgagtCCAATTGTTAATACTGTTAAATTGTGGTTCATTACAATGTTGTTTTCTTTGTTACATAGCTATCTGGTgagtaattttctttttatttcagaaTGTAAGAAGAATTCTAACGGTGTTAATAGTTAGATCTGTAATTTGAAATCTAAAAGTAAAGTaacttaatttctaaaaataaaattaaggagACTAATTTGAAAATAGTGGCAAAACTTGAGAGTGTCCGTGGGATTAATTAGGCTCTTAGTCCTTGTACCTTTTTTctggaattttgaaaatttgatctCTCGGTTTTTTTTCCAGAAATTTATTCCCTTTACTTATTCGATTTGAAATTAACGTTCAATTGGTAACCCTGTTTATGAATTTTCGTTAAAGTTgaatatatgatattttaatattcaacgttccaaattaaaaataaaaatccaattaaTAGCATAGATTCAAATTTCACAAAAGTCTTAAGAATAAAGAGAATTAAGGCTAAATTAAACCATATGTGAGTCCAAAATTTATGGCCACATAATTACCATGAACTAGTATACTTTTGGTCATgatgtgttggactaaattgtaaaataaaaaatttaaaaattataatttatttaaagttctTGTACTCTTCAcatatttggaatttaatcttcatattcttatttttaagaatttagtccttctattttttaaatttaaaaatttaggtttaTTTGTTAACGTTgctaaaattcttctattaaatttgcTGATGTTTAAGATTAAAGACAATATTACTCACTTGGTATCTATGTAACAAGAAAATGACATTATAATGGAcctgaatttgatatagtattttaacagtgttaataatTCTTAAAAGTTCCCACCAACATTTTAATCAGAATAAAGTATTTGGAGTAATTAATGACAGTATAAAATTTGAGGCGCCaaataatgtaaaaattaaaatatatagattaaatctcatatttgaacgaaatataaggattaaaactaaaatttaaccattattatataatctcaaaaaagtaaaaagattagAACTAAAATTTAGCAATTATATATTctcatgtaaaaaaaaaagagaaaaagaaattgaatggaCAGGTGTCATGTAAAGGAAGGtcttaaaaaatgagtaaattagtcttcATATATTACATCAAAGAGTAAACtgctttttctattaaaaattctatctatttctattattaaaaaccgGTCTCTATACGTCAACATGAGGTATATGTGGCACACCGTGTGTCAATGTTTGGTTATTTGGGTCACTTacaccagtttttaacagtacaaatggatgaaatttttaacagaaagaatcaatttgctatttgatctaatgtacaggaactaatttgcccatttttgaGTAAAGAGgataaaatacaatctgactcttAGTACAAGAATCTCTATAATACCGCAACCGGTTAGTGAATAGCAAAGAATTAAGAGGGTTTTGGTATACTTTCACATATGCAAATCCAAGTTTGTTTAACCAAAAAATGGAAAGGTAAAAAGCTAAGACAAAAACTGAAGCAATGGCCAAAACAGTTAAAAGAAGAAATCCAGCCTTTTTAACCATGGTTGTTTCTTTTTAATAACCCACACCTCCAAATTAACTTATTTTGGTTAAAAATAAGAAGGAATTTGGGTTTGGGTTAACTTTGTTAAGTGCTTTTTTAATCTCAAAATGGGAAAGAAGTTAAAActtaaaccttaatttattttttaacagcAAAATATGTCTTTTACCAAACAATTTCACTACAAAATTGTGTTATTCCTTTTGGTAATGAATGTGTGGTAAGAGTAAATAGTTTTTAGTGGGCTTTAAAAGGTCATCACCTCTCTCCTCTGTTTCTTCAACTATAAATCATCCTACAACTCATTCCCttctctttcatattcctctCCTCCAATACCAAATATATTGCTTTCTTTTTGTTGTTCATGCAAGCTTTCTCTTTCATTTACATCCCCCACATCCCTATTTGATCTCAGAAAATTCTCCAAAAGAAAAAAGggtttcttttttcattttagcTCCCCTGTTTTTcctctgttttctttttttttttttccttctggtGGGTAAAAAAAAATGTTCTCAAGTGTATGTCAAGGTTTGCAATTATGCCTTGAGCCAAGGATCGTTGAATCACATTTTTTGAGGCTGAAACTGGCTCCACCAACGAGTTTTCAAGACTCCATTGAAACTCCCACGCCCTGTTTCACTAACCCTGCCGAACCCGAACCCATTTCATACCACAATGATTATGATGACACCGACATTAACATTACCGACGGTAACAACAACAGCGACAATATAAGCAAGCAAAATGCTGATATGGGTGTGTGGAGTTTCCTTCAATCCCTCGCCGGTCCCAAAGATTCTACGGAGAATAACGAAGTTTACGTGCACCCTCTCGTTAAAAGTTCAGCTTCTGCCCTAAGTAAAAAAAGCCTTGAAATGTGCACCGAAAGCTTAGGCAGTGAGACCGGAAGCGATATCAGCGACGACATTACCTTTGGGTGCTGCAGTCCATCGAAACATAGGGAAAATTCGGTGACGAGACGAATGAGTTATAGTAGGAGCTTTCCACCGCCTTTGACATCCATTAGCGGTTCAAATATGAGTTATAATCCGTTAAAAACAAGGGAAATTTTGGTGATGAAAAGGATGAATCGTAGCAGCAGCAGCAGCTTTCCGCCTCCTTTGACGTCCATTAGCGGTTCGAATGGCGTCCAAGTCACGTCTCACCGCGAAGGCGGCCGGTTAGTACTTCAAGCCGTTAATGTCCCTTCTTGTCAAACGTACTTCCATGTAGAACGAAGTGAGGGCAGGCTTAGGCTTTGCCTTTTGAAAGAAACAACCGCTAATACCCCAATTTTCGAtgacaaagaagaagaagaagaacgaGATGAGGTAGCCGAAGAAGATGAAGTTGTAGAAGAAGATGAAGTACTTTATGGAGAAAATGGTGTTGTACAGGATGAAATTGATGTTGTAGAAGATGAAGTACTTTGTGAAGAAAATGATATTTTAGAAGATATAGATTATGAAGAAAATGGTGTTGTAGAAGATGAAGTTGAAGAAGAAAAGTGTTATTGGGGAGGTGAGGACTTGGATGAAAAGAATGGGAAAATTGGGGATCAAATTGGAAATGGGAAATTGGCAAGGCTAATAAGCTGCAAAGGAAATGGGTGTGGGCACAAAGGGTTGCTTGATTGGGAGCCATACTTGGTGGCtacttaaaaatatttctcaaccCTAACAAAGAGAATTACTAGCATTGAATgtcactaattttttttctttccatttttctaatttttagctATAAAAAGTTTGAGATTACCAATAATCTTCCCTCCATTTTCTTCCATGCACTActctctttctccttttcctaattttttttaaagaaattttgtgcGATAAATTAtcgaaaattaataatttaacaatttatattcaataaattttttttaaaaaatgggttaAATTATTATGTTTACCAACAATAGAACTAActtattaaatttcataaaatacagGGACCGgattctaacaaattaaaataaatagactAATTTCTCAAAGAGATGAAATTCATAATCAACAATATCAATTTTAGCTAGAACCAAAAAACCTAATCCAATTAATTCTGACCCAAATTCATCTTGAcccaatttaattataaaaaagtcaATTAAGTGTATCTAACCAAGACTTTGAGAGTAAATGGCTTCAACTAATAATTCAAAATAACCCAATTAAAAATACCTAAATAACAACTCAAACCCAGAATTATCATCATCTAAAAGAACCCTAATTCATATATATAGTTTTATCTTCCACATGGCATAGATTAATTACATGAAACATAGCAACATCATTATGAAATAAACAAGACATAGCGACAGCAATGAAGTAGAAATGTAGGCTTAAATTTCCAACCACCGAGAATAGATGAAATGGATGGTCCCGATCAATTAATGGTGTTCCTCATCGCTTTCAATGGGGGGCATATTTTGCTGGACCATATATCATTTAAGAAAAAGGCCACTACCACATGTATGGTACGgtccaaaattgaaattttaccaCCTCACTCTCAACCTTTTTACATCTTTGGTATCAACAACCTCTTTTTGCCTTGCAAAATGTTTCTATAATTTTGGTTATATGAgatattttaaaggttaaaaccAAGGTCTTAttcgtctttttcttttattgtttagATATGTATCGTCTGTTTAAAGATCTCGTTATAACGAGATCTGAGAAGAAGAAACATTAATTCATCATTGATCATGTCATGTAAAATTTGCATTAAGAAATGTGATCTTACCTCTTAATCAATTTAACCCGTTTCAACACTAAATTAGAATAAGAGAAACTGATTTCCAAATAAAAGCAACATATTCGGTAATTGATTTACCATGTTCCAAATCACCAGAACAATTCCTGATCAAATGGCTACAGTCTCATCATATTTATCTTTTAACCATAGTCGCTGATTTTAAAAAGATCTCATGGGATCTCACTATAATAAGATTTCACCTGAGACGTTATTGTTGATATATGATAGAATCCTTATCCCCCAATGTATGGGTGAgaccatttttttctttaaatagtggttttcattataataatattattttaaaagaaaataaattttaaaataaattaattatttattattttatataaaaagaatatatattagtggttgtttttttatgtattagtgtggatgaaaattttatttaacaaattaaaaaatgatataaaaaccAAATGTGGTTCTGATTGATATGGTCAAGTTGAAAGGTTAAAATTAAGGATGATTTTTTGGGTTCAAATCCCGTCACATGTAagcatttttctaaattttatacgAAAAGATAAGATTGCCCTCAAAATAATATCTATGCCTTTATAAATATAAGGAGGCTTTGGTAAATTCTCTACTGAGTTAGTACCCGAGTGACGCGAATTTAGTAAGATTcttaaatatagtataaaaatatagatcCATATGAGTATTGGTGTGTTTTAAAGTACCATTTCAGAtttattaatatttgtatatatttataacataattTCTAGTTTTTTTAAATAAGCACATGAAGTTTGAAGCTTAAATTTTTGTTGAGGTGCTATAATTGAATTAAaggataaaatgtaattttattatattaacttataatattataatttttaaagaaattatataCCAATTTAAAGTGGATAAAGCTTTCGTTTGTCTCTCGAAATTACTACAAGAAAGCGGTAAAAGTATCATCGGTGCTTTTATATTAGGAGTTatatttcattttgatttttctattagaaaatggataaattaatctcTATATGTTGGATTAAAAAGTAAACtagtcattctgttaaaaattctatctatttctattattaaaaactgaTCCCTATAAACCAATATGAGGTACACATAGCACGCCAAGCGTCACTATGTGGTTATTCTATACACCActccaatttttaacaatataaagagagagaatttttagtaaaaatgactaatttattttttaaattaaccaATAAtgatgaatttaatatttttttaaataaatagaatatcATAATTTTACCCATGAAAGCAAAGTTTGAAAAAGTTGCCCCCAGATAGCATAGTACTTGTGTTCCTACATTTATTATGGATGGTTGGGGTTGTCTGCAACGGTCCAAGCTGCTGCACTGCGTCCCAATATATTGTCTAATTTAAGGTTAGCGGTAAATGCAGTGTATACAAGTCCCTGTACTATGTTACGGAAAACGCATGaagggattttttttttgtaataaagagaaaatgttaattttatgaagTGAATAGTAGCGTAAAgcatattgtatttttaaaaagagATGCGTGTTTGAATTTTGAAGATAAAATATTTGAAAGGGACGATCACAAATTCTGAAGATAATCGTAAAACAAATATGgatcatataaaaataacataatgtTAGTTTAAAATATGAAGTGATACGCGTTTTGCAACTgttataaaatatgattattttacAAGTTTTTTTAATGTGTAAGGACCTTTTTgctcatttttcaaaatatag from Gossypium hirsutum isolate 1008001.06 chromosome D12, Gossypium_hirsutum_v2.1, whole genome shotgun sequence includes these protein-coding regions:
- the LOC107936863 gene encoding protein FANTASTIC FOUR 1, with protein sequence MFSSVCQGLQLCLEPRIVESHFLRLKLAPPTSFQDSIETPTPCFTNPAEPEPISYHNDYDDTDINITDGNNNSDNISKQNADMGVWSFLQSLAGPKDSTENNEVYVHPLVKSSASALSKKSLEMCTESLGSETGSDISDDITFGCCSPSKHRENSVTRRMSYSRSFPPPLTSISGSNMSYNPLKTREILVMKRMNRSSSSSFPPPLTSISGSNGVQVTSHREGGRLVLQAVNVPSCQTYFHVERSEGRLRLCLLKETTANTPIFDDKEEEEERDEVAEEDEVVEEDEVLYGENGVVQDEIDVVEDEVLCEENDILEDIDYEENGVVEDEVEEEKCYWGGEDLDEKNGKIGDQIGNGKLARLISCKGNGCGHKGLLDWEPYLVAT